In one window of Rhinopithecus roxellana isolate Shanxi Qingling chromosome 15, ASM756505v1, whole genome shotgun sequence DNA:
- the CCDC90B gene encoding coiled-coil domain-containing protein 90B, mitochondrial isoform X6, which yields MVTQAQQEITVQQLMAHLDSIRKDMVILEKSEFANLRAENEKMKIELDQVKQQLMHETSRIRADNKLDINLERSRVTDMFTDQEKQLMETTTEFTKKDTQTKSIISETSNKIDAEIASLKTLMESNKLETIRYLAASVFTCLAIALGFYRFWK from the exons ATGGTCACTCAAGCTCAACAG gaAATAACAGTACAACAGCTAATGGCTCATTTGGATTCTATCAGGAAAGACATGGTCATCCTAGAGAAAAGTGAATTCGCAAATCTGAGAGCAGAGAATGAG aaaatgaaaattgaattaGACCAAGTTAAGCAACAACTAATG catGAAACCAGTCGAATCAGAGCAGATAATAAACTGGATATCAACCTAGAAAGGAGCAGAGTAACAGATATG TTTACAGATCAAGAAAAGCAACTTATGGAAACAACTACAGAATTTACAAAAAAG GACACTCAAACCAAAAGTATTATTTCAGAGACCAGTAATAAAATTGACGCTGAAATTGCTTCCTTGAAAACACTGATGGAGTCTAACAAACTTGAGACAATTCGTTATCTTGCAG CTTCGGTGTTTACTTGCCTGGCAATAGCATTGGGATTTTATAGATTCTGGAAGTAG